The following are encoded together in the Bacillus sp. V2I10 genome:
- the tenA gene encoding thiaminase II, with product MSFSKECREYANKWWEGSFEHPFVKGIGEGSLSKEKFKYYVMQDSYYLTHFAKVQAFAGAMAPDLHTTYRMSVHSQGTYEAELSLHQQFSVLLGITDTERKEFKPSPTAYAYTSHMYRSVATGNLGEIIAALLPCYWLYYEVGEHLKDCKPGDEVYEKWIATYHGDWFKELVLEQVARFDELALRASDHERQMMKENFLISSMYEYRFWDMAEKMEAWDDTQTMLMQK from the coding sequence ATGTCATTTTCAAAAGAATGCCGGGAGTATGCAAATAAATGGTGGGAAGGAAGCTTTGAACATCCTTTTGTAAAAGGGATTGGCGAAGGCAGCCTTTCAAAAGAGAAATTTAAATATTATGTGATGCAGGACTCTTATTACTTAACCCATTTTGCAAAAGTCCAGGCTTTTGCAGGGGCGATGGCCCCTGACTTGCATACAACGTACCGGATGTCCGTTCATTCACAGGGTACCTATGAGGCAGAGCTATCTTTGCATCAGCAATTTTCTGTCCTGCTTGGGATCACGGACACCGAACGGAAGGAATTTAAACCATCGCCGACTGCGTATGCTTACACCTCCCATATGTACCGTTCAGTTGCCACAGGAAATCTTGGTGAAATCATTGCAGCTCTGCTTCCATGCTACTGGCTCTATTATGAAGTCGGGGAGCACCTGAAAGATTGCAAGCCTGGTGATGAAGTTTATGAGAAATGGATTGCGACTTATCACGGTGATTGGTTTAAAGAGCTTGTCCTCGAGCAGGTTGCAAGATTTGACGAGCTTGCTCTGCGTGCAAGCGATCATGAGAGACAAATGATGAAGGAAAACTTCCTCATCAGCTCGATGTATGAATATCGTTTTTGGGATATGGCGGAAAAGATGGAAGCGTGGGATGATACACAAACCATGCTGATGCAAAAGTGA
- the tenI gene encoding thiazole tautomerase TenI has translation MKLHLVTDGRHTAAELVKIISDIHTAADAIHIREKNKSAGELIDLIEALHQNGVPKSKLVMNDRVDAAVLSGLHQIQLPSHSFNVKLVKQRFPHLSVGCSVHTAAEAVYCAENGADRLLFGHVFQTSSKNGLEARGISKLTEIAESVSIPVIAIGGITPAVIPDLIDLKIEGAAVMSYVFSADQPNHAALELADHLKRGMGH, from the coding sequence GTGAAATTGCATCTTGTCACAGATGGACGGCACACTGCTGCAGAGCTCGTGAAAATCATCTCAGATATACATACAGCTGCAGATGCCATTCATATTAGAGAAAAGAATAAATCGGCTGGAGAACTGATCGACTTGATTGAAGCGCTCCATCAAAATGGGGTGCCAAAATCAAAGCTTGTTATGAATGACCGTGTGGATGCAGCTGTTCTTTCTGGTTTGCACCAGATTCAGCTCCCATCGCACAGCTTCAATGTGAAACTGGTGAAACAGCGCTTCCCGCATCTTTCGGTAGGCTGTTCCGTCCACACTGCTGCTGAAGCAGTATATTGTGCTGAAAATGGGGCAGATCGCCTCCTTTTCGGGCATGTGTTTCAAACATCATCAAAAAATGGTCTAGAAGCAAGAGGGATAAGCAAGCTTACGGAAATAGCGGAATCTGTCAGCATTCCAGTCATTGCAATTGGAGGGATCACTCCTGCTGTCATTCCTGATCTAATAGATTTAAAGATTGAGGGAGCAGCCGTGATGTCCTATGTTTTTTCAGCGGATCAGCCAAATCATGCGGCACTTGAACTTGCTGATCATTTAAAAAGGGGGATGGGCCATTGA
- the fabI gene encoding enoyl-ACP reductase FabI, whose translation MNLSLAGRNVVVMGVANKRSIAWGIARSLHTAGARLIFTYAGERLEKSVRDLVETLDRNDSIVLPCDVTNDAEIDTCFEAIKNEVGVIHGIAHCIAFAHKEELSGEYMNTTRDGFLLAHNISSYSLTAVAKAARGLMTEGGSIVTLTYLGGERVLPNYNVMGVAKASLDASVRYLASDLGKDGIRVNSISAGPIRTLSAKGISDFNSILKDIEERAPLRRTTTPEEVGDTALFLFSDLARGMTGENLHVDSGYHILG comes from the coding sequence ATGAATTTATCATTAGCTGGACGCAATGTAGTCGTAATGGGCGTCGCAAACAAACGAAGCATTGCCTGGGGAATTGCCCGTTCTCTTCATACGGCAGGAGCGCGTCTTATTTTTACATATGCAGGTGAACGCCTTGAAAAATCAGTGCGTGATTTAGTTGAAACACTTGACCGCAATGATTCGATTGTCCTTCCTTGTGATGTAACAAATGATGCTGAAATTGACACTTGTTTTGAAGCGATTAAAAATGAAGTAGGTGTTATTCATGGAATTGCACATTGCATCGCGTTTGCACATAAGGAAGAATTGAGCGGAGAATACATGAATACAACCCGCGACGGATTTTTGCTTGCTCACAATATCAGCTCTTATTCACTGACAGCTGTGGCAAAAGCTGCAAGAGGCTTGATGACAGAGGGCGGAAGCATTGTGACACTCACATATCTTGGCGGAGAAAGAGTCCTTCCTAACTACAACGTTATGGGAGTTGCGAAGGCATCACTTGATGCAAGTGTGAGATACTTGGCAAGCGATTTAGGAAAAGACGGCATTCGCGTGAATTCAATTTCTGCCGGCCCAATCCGTACGCTTTCTGCTAAAGGAATCAGCGATTTTAACTCCATTCTGAAAGATATCGAAGAACGCGCACCGCTGCGCCGTACAACAACTCCTGAAGAAGTAGGGGATACAGCACTTTTCTTGTTCAGCGACCTTGCAAGAGGGATGACTGGAGAAAATCTTCATGTAGACTCCGGATATCATATTTTAGGTTAA
- the thiO gene encoding glycine oxidase ThiO yields MKPLFDAGIIGGGVIGLASAYYLAKSGLRVAVFESGKTGSGASSAAAGMLGAHTETEKDDAFFRFAKESQALYPKLAHDLLLESGIDIQLQYNGMYKLAMSAEEADSLKKRAEIEKDVEWHSKEKVLEYEKDLTDAIYGALKIEKDGKLTPAALCKAFTKAIQLMSGKIFENTPVYKVSRFEGSHYEIETPQDTFFCEALILANGTWSSRLIKDFTRNISVHPVKGECLSVTLKDRKLSSTVFHESCYLVPKLDGTIVIGATMKEGTWNTEPSVQGIAALMKKAVTIMPAIENACFHRAWAGLRPGTADGKPFIFKHQGIPNLFVATGHFRNGILLAPKTGEMIRDLFFNRPAADEYVHAFRMDRADGVKL; encoded by the coding sequence TTGAAGCCTTTATTTGATGCTGGCATTATCGGCGGAGGAGTCATTGGGCTTGCCTCTGCCTATTATTTAGCGAAATCCGGTCTTCGAGTTGCGGTATTTGAAAGCGGAAAAACAGGCAGCGGAGCATCCAGTGCTGCGGCGGGTATGCTTGGAGCCCATACTGAAACTGAAAAGGATGATGCTTTTTTCAGGTTTGCTAAAGAAAGCCAGGCGCTTTATCCAAAATTAGCTCATGATTTGCTGCTGGAAAGCGGAATTGATATACAGCTTCAATACAATGGAATGTACAAACTGGCAATGTCGGCCGAGGAAGCCGATTCTTTGAAAAAAAGAGCAGAAATAGAAAAGGATGTAGAATGGCATTCCAAAGAAAAAGTCCTAGAATATGAAAAAGACTTAACAGATGCGATTTACGGGGCTCTGAAAATTGAAAAAGATGGAAAGCTTACTCCAGCTGCACTGTGCAAAGCCTTTACAAAAGCCATTCAGCTGATGAGCGGAAAAATCTTTGAAAACACACCAGTATACAAAGTCAGCAGATTTGAAGGCTCACACTATGAAATTGAAACGCCTCAAGATACATTTTTTTGCGAAGCTCTTATACTTGCAAATGGCACATGGAGCAGCCGGCTGATAAAGGATTTCACACGTAATATATCTGTTCATCCTGTTAAGGGAGAATGTTTGTCTGTGACACTGAAAGATAGAAAACTATCGTCTACTGTTTTTCATGAAAGCTGTTATCTTGTGCCAAAGCTTGACGGAACTATAGTTATTGGGGCAACGATGAAAGAAGGAACCTGGAATACTGAGCCTTCCGTACAAGGAATCGCTGCTCTCATGAAAAAAGCAGTTACAATTATGCCGGCAATTGAAAATGCCTGTTTTCATCGTGCATGGGCCGGATTAAGGCCGGGAACAGCCGACGGCAAGCCATTTATTTTCAAGCATCAGGGCATACCGAATCTCTTTGTGGCAACAGGGCATTTCCGAAATGGCATCCTCCTCGCTCCCAAAACAGGTGAAATGATCAGAGATTTATTTTTTAATAGACCGGCAGCTGATGAATACGTTCATGCTTTTAGAATGGACCGTGCAGATGGGGTGAAACTATGA
- a CDS encoding DUF445 domain-containing protein has product MSNKSKNLAGISLAVMGAGFAASIPFQGTVAGEFMQGGFEAGLVGGLADWFAVTALFRHPFGLPIPHTALLPKNRNRMIRALVNTIENDWLSKESIQTKLSQINLTEKLLPILEKEVHSNSFKKTMKSFIIQMIESADLGKLAPLVQKQLKGYLTSDEVLKMLKALIHQVLERKYDEKSLDYFLLKLEEWASRRDQREEFGRFAMKAIDNGQADGFLQFAIKSFRNIVNEEKLGKILQDIILNVIFGLRNPESEYRKAILGRVRKELLGIQENHALLEEIDRLILEWDPSENLMIILKKTQVKALEIIEEGSFMDDYLMPFADQLIGKISADKEKTDAIENKIQEQITLFIEKNHSKIGKLVEENLNKLDDEKLIDMIENNVGKDLQWIRVNGAVCGFFIGIVLTGLKMLF; this is encoded by the coding sequence GTGTCTAATAAATCAAAGAACTTAGCCGGAATATCACTTGCTGTTATGGGAGCAGGGTTTGCTGCATCGATCCCTTTTCAGGGAACTGTCGCTGGTGAATTTATGCAGGGAGGATTTGAAGCAGGGCTTGTCGGCGGATTAGCAGACTGGTTTGCTGTTACAGCTTTGTTCAGACACCCATTCGGCTTGCCTATCCCTCACACCGCGTTACTGCCTAAAAATCGAAACAGGATGATTAGGGCACTTGTTAACACAATCGAAAATGACTGGCTGTCAAAAGAAAGCATTCAAACGAAATTATCACAAATAAATCTGACAGAAAAGCTGCTGCCTATTCTTGAAAAAGAGGTACATTCCAATTCTTTCAAAAAAACAATGAAATCGTTCATTATCCAAATGATTGAAAGTGCTGATTTGGGAAAGCTTGCTCCCCTTGTTCAGAAGCAGCTGAAAGGTTATTTAACGTCAGATGAAGTATTAAAGATGCTTAAAGCTCTCATTCATCAGGTTCTTGAACGGAAATATGATGAAAAGAGCCTGGATTATTTCCTTTTAAAATTAGAGGAATGGGCATCAAGACGTGATCAACGGGAGGAGTTTGGCAGATTTGCGATGAAGGCCATTGATAATGGACAAGCTGATGGTTTTTTGCAATTTGCCATAAAATCCTTCCGGAATATTGTAAATGAAGAAAAACTCGGAAAGATTCTTCAGGATATTATCCTGAATGTTATTTTCGGTTTGAGGAATCCTGAGAGTGAATATCGTAAGGCCATCCTTGGTCGCGTTCGAAAAGAATTGCTCGGCATTCAGGAAAATCATGCTTTATTAGAGGAAATAGACCGTTTGATTTTAGAGTGGGACCCTTCAGAAAATCTGATGATAATCTTAAAGAAAACGCAAGTAAAAGCTTTAGAGATCATTGAAGAAGGTTCATTTATGGACGATTATCTTATGCCTTTTGCTGATCAATTAATCGGAAAAATAAGTGCTGATAAAGAAAAAACAGATGCAATCGAGAACAAAATACAGGAACAAATTACTCTTTTTATTGAAAAAAATCATTCGAAAATCGGTAAACTGGTCGAAGAGAATTTAAACAAACTTGATGATGAGAAATTAATTGATATGATAGAAAATAATGTAGGGAAAGATTTACAGTGGATCCGTGTGAACGGTGCAGTGTGCGGATTTTTCATCGGAATCGTTTTGACGGGACTTAAAATGCTCTTTTAA
- the thiS gene encoding sulfur carrier protein ThiS, which produces MNIKVNGSMIDMQSSVRTVQDLLAFYEVSKRIVIVEHNSEIIDKKEYAKTVINDGDVFEIVHFVGGG; this is translated from the coding sequence ATGAACATCAAAGTGAATGGCAGCATGATCGATATGCAGTCTTCTGTGCGGACCGTTCAAGATTTGCTTGCTTTTTATGAGGTGAGCAAAAGAATCGTCATTGTGGAACATAATTCAGAAATAATAGACAAAAAAGAATACGCGAAAACAGTTATTAATGATGGGGATGTTTTTGAAATTGTTCATTTTGTAGGAGGAGGATAA
- a CDS encoding monovalent cation:proton antiporter family protein produces MHGASFSSLVIVLLAAFVTPLLLHRFKIKVMPVVVAEIIMGIIIGKSGFNLVQEDMWLETLSMLGFIFLMFLSGLEIDFTAFIGGRKKEKLPSGKEAPNTFAVSFLVFVGIFILSLLLSYLFVFLGFIENAFLMTLIISTISLGVVVPTLKDAGIMKSNIGQIILLVAVIADLVTMILLAVFASIYGGENTNTWLLLLLFGAGIALYFLGKTFQSRSFIETMSKGTIQIGTRAIFTLIIVLVALSETIGAENILGAFLAGVLVSLLSPNKEMVQKMDSFGYGFLIPIFFVMVGVDLDVWSLFKDPKILMLIPLLFIALLISKIVPIYLLKRWYDTKTTLASGFLLTSTLSLVIAAATIGERVNVIDAQMSGALILTAVLTSIFTPIGFKKLFPEQLSSQKKLKVAFIGANQMTLPVTRELNPKMYDTTVYHTHVDKNDQQIAESLFQIEELEDYSIETLQSQGVFEADILIAAAGDEDTNAEIALFAKEVEVGRVIASISSPLLDEQLRAKDIDVFSVLLSTKTLLRALIEAPGIMKILTNNDSALYQIKMNNRRYDGMVLRSFPFTGDVIFVRIFRENESIVPHGDTELKRGDLLILTGSAEYVDELRQELEFHKS; encoded by the coding sequence GTGCATGGAGCTTCCTTTTCATCACTAGTTATCGTACTGTTAGCCGCTTTTGTAACCCCTCTCCTGCTGCATCGCTTTAAAATTAAAGTCATGCCTGTCGTAGTGGCCGAGATTATTATGGGGATCATTATAGGGAAAAGCGGATTCAATCTTGTTCAGGAGGATATGTGGCTTGAAACGCTATCTATGCTCGGTTTTATTTTTCTTATGTTTTTGAGCGGTCTTGAAATTGATTTCACTGCTTTTATCGGTGGACGGAAGAAAGAAAAACTGCCGAGCGGGAAGGAAGCGCCAAATACGTTTGCCGTTTCTTTTCTTGTCTTTGTTGGCATCTTTATCTTGTCTCTGCTCTTATCGTATCTGTTTGTTTTCCTTGGTTTTATTGAAAATGCCTTCTTGATGACGCTGATCATTTCCACCATATCACTCGGAGTGGTGGTCCCTACACTGAAGGATGCAGGCATTATGAAATCGAATATCGGTCAGATTATCTTGCTCGTTGCTGTTATAGCTGACTTAGTGACGATGATTCTGCTTGCCGTGTTTGCATCGATATATGGAGGAGAAAATACAAATACATGGCTGCTTCTGCTGTTATTTGGTGCTGGAATTGCTTTATATTTTCTCGGCAAAACCTTTCAGAGCAGATCATTCATAGAAACGATGTCTAAGGGCACGATTCAAATTGGGACAAGAGCTATTTTCACTCTGATCATTGTCCTTGTTGCCTTATCAGAAACAATCGGGGCAGAAAACATATTAGGAGCGTTTTTAGCGGGTGTTCTAGTCTCACTGCTTTCCCCAAATAAAGAAATGGTTCAGAAAATGGATTCCTTCGGGTACGGATTTTTGATACCGATCTTCTTTGTTATGGTTGGTGTCGATCTTGATGTATGGTCGCTGTTTAAGGATCCAAAAATTTTAATGCTGATCCCATTGCTGTTTATTGCGCTGCTGATCTCTAAAATTGTGCCGATTTATTTACTGAAGAGATGGTATGACACAAAAACAACGCTTGCTTCAGGATTTTTGCTGACATCAACATTATCCCTTGTTATTGCGGCAGCTACCATTGGAGAAAGAGTAAATGTGATTGATGCTCAAATGTCGGGTGCGCTCATTTTAACGGCTGTTCTGACGAGTATTTTTACTCCGATTGGGTTTAAGAAGCTATTCCCTGAACAGCTGTCTTCGCAAAAGAAGCTGAAGGTAGCTTTTATAGGAGCCAATCAAATGACACTTCCAGTGACGCGCGAGTTAAATCCGAAAATGTACGATACAACGGTGTATCATACTCATGTCGATAAAAATGATCAGCAGATCGCTGAATCATTGTTTCAAATTGAGGAGCTTGAAGATTACTCAATCGAGACCCTGCAGTCCCAGGGAGTATTTGAAGCTGATATCCTTATTGCTGCTGCTGGTGATGAGGATACGAATGCTGAAATCGCTCTATTTGCAAAAGAGGTTGAAGTTGGGCGGGTGATTGCCAGCATCTCATCACCGTTATTAGACGAGCAGCTAAGAGCGAAAGACATTGATGTCTTCTCTGTTCTGCTGTCTACTAAAACCCTGCTAAGGGCTCTTATTGAAGCACCTGGCATCATGAAGATTTTGACCAATAACGATTCAGCGCTTTATCAGATAAAAATGAACAACAGACGCTACGATGGCATGGTGCTCCGCAGCTTTCCATTTACAGGCGACGTCATTTTTGTCCGTATTTTCAGGGAAAATGAATCGATTGTGCCGCATGGGGATACAGAGCTGAAACGCGGAGATTTACTGATTCTGACTGGATCTGCTGAATATGTGGATGAGCTCAGACAGGAGCTTGAGTTCCATAAAAGTTGA
- a CDS encoding thiazole biosynthesis adenylyltransferase ThiF — protein sequence MERYSRQILFSPIGETGQQNIRNGHVLIIGAGALGTANAEMLVRAGVGTLTIVDRDYVEWSNLQRQQLYTEEDAVLRLPKAAAAKQRLSKINHEVEVHAVIEDVTADNIFAFSQHADVIVDATDNFETRLVINDAALKQGIPWIYGACVGSYGLTYTIIPGLSPCLNCLLKQIPMEGQTCDTVGIISPAVQMVASYQTGEVLKLLTGASDQVRKELLSFDVWRNQFSQIKVHALKDEACPSCGDSAVYPFLSRSNSVKMSVLCGRDTVQIRPAVSKEMNFKELAKALGRAVTEITANPYLLSFQTEHQRIVVFRDGRALIHGTKDMAEAKKIYQRYLG from the coding sequence ATGGAACGGTACTCTAGGCAAATCTTATTCTCTCCAATAGGAGAAACAGGACAGCAGAACATTCGAAATGGTCATGTGTTAATCATCGGCGCTGGAGCTCTTGGGACAGCAAATGCAGAAATGCTTGTTCGTGCGGGTGTCGGCACACTAACGATTGTGGACCGTGATTACGTCGAATGGAGCAATTTGCAGCGCCAGCAGCTTTACACTGAAGAAGATGCGGTTTTGCGTCTTCCTAAAGCTGCTGCTGCAAAACAAAGACTTTCAAAGATTAATCATGAAGTGGAAGTCCATGCGGTCATTGAAGATGTAACAGCTGATAATATTTTTGCATTCAGTCAGCATGCAGACGTTATTGTAGATGCAACGGATAACTTTGAAACTCGTCTTGTTATAAATGATGCAGCGCTTAAGCAGGGCATTCCGTGGATCTACGGGGCATGTGTCGGAAGCTACGGCCTCACTTATACAATCATACCGGGGCTCTCGCCATGTTTGAATTGCCTTTTAAAGCAAATTCCAATGGAAGGCCAGACATGCGATACAGTTGGCATTATTAGTCCGGCGGTCCAAATGGTTGCCTCTTATCAAACAGGGGAAGTACTGAAATTGTTAACCGGGGCCTCGGATCAGGTAAGAAAAGAATTGCTTTCTTTTGATGTTTGGAGAAATCAATTTTCACAAATAAAAGTGCATGCACTAAAAGATGAAGCCTGTCCATCATGCGGGGACTCTGCCGTTTATCCATTTTTATCACGCAGCAACAGTGTGAAAATGTCGGTTCTCTGCGGCAGAGATACGGTTCAAATCAGGCCGGCAGTCTCTAAAGAAATGAACTTTAAGGAGCTTGCAAAAGCACTTGGAAGAGCGGTAACAGAAATCACTGCAAATCCGTATTTACTTTCATTTCAGACAGAACATCAGAGGATTGTCGTATTCCGTGACGGCCGTGCCCTGATTCATGGAACAAAAGACATGGCTGAAGCCAAGAAGATTTATCAGCGATATTTGGGGTAA
- a CDS encoding thiazole synthase, translated as MLTIAGKTFQSRLLLGTGKYPSFDIQKEAVKAAEADILTFAVRRMNIFEPSQPNFLEQLDLSRYTLLPNTAGAKTAEEAVRIAKLAKASGLCDMIKVEVIGCAKTLLPDPVETLKASEELVKEGFIVLPYTSDDVVLARRLEEAGVHAIMPGASPIGSGQGIINPLNLSFIIEQTNLPVIVDAGIGSAADAAKAMELGADGVLLNTAVSAAGNPVKMATAMKLAIEAGRLSFEAGRIPVKTYASASSPEEGMITS; from the coding sequence ATGTTAACGATTGCGGGAAAAACCTTTCAATCAAGACTGCTGCTTGGAACGGGAAAGTATCCCTCTTTTGACATTCAAAAAGAAGCGGTAAAAGCGGCTGAAGCTGATATTTTAACATTTGCGGTGAGAAGAATGAATATTTTTGAACCGTCTCAGCCTAATTTTCTGGAGCAGCTTGATCTTTCGCGCTACACGCTGCTGCCGAACACAGCTGGTGCGAAAACGGCTGAAGAAGCTGTCAGAATCGCAAAACTCGCTAAGGCTTCAGGGTTATGTGATATGATTAAGGTAGAAGTTATCGGGTGCGCGAAAACATTGCTTCCCGATCCTGTTGAAACCTTAAAAGCAAGTGAGGAGCTTGTCAAGGAAGGATTTATTGTACTTCCTTATACGTCTGATGATGTCGTGCTTGCGAGGAGACTTGAAGAAGCAGGCGTTCATGCGATTATGCCAGGCGCGTCTCCAATCGGTTCAGGACAGGGCATTATCAATCCTTTGAATCTATCATTTATTATCGAACAAACGAATCTGCCGGTTATTGTGGATGCAGGGATTGGATCAGCTGCAGATGCTGCAAAAGCGATGGAGCTTGGAGCGGATGGTGTGCTGTTAAACACTGCTGTTTCAGCTGCAGGCAATCCGGTCAAAATGGCAACGGCGATGAAGCTTGCCATTGAAGCAGGAAGATTAAGCTTTGAGGCAGGCAGAATACCAGTAAAAACCTATGCATCTGCAAGCAGCCCGGAAGAAGGAATGATTACATCCTAA
- the mgtE gene encoding magnesium transporter, with product MSDEREKLEIEAAELVTALENEDLDGFRSMFLEQHPYDQAKIFVKLEQEERLKLYHYLSPEEMAALFENIEDEEYNYEMYLSEMDPRFASQMLEHMYADDAVDVLNELNKDQVASYLTIMDDEAAQEIRELLHYEEFTAGSIMTTEFIAIIANQTVKSAMHILKHEAPDAETIYYLYVIDEDKHLVGVISLRDLIVSDDDLMIGEIMSERVFSVSVGEDQEDVARKMRDYNFLALPVVDFQNHLLGIITVDDIVDVIDEEASDDYSKLAAVSDVDSIDRGPLSAAKKRLPWLVILLFLGMLTANLIGQFEETLNKVAILAVFIPLIAGMAGNTGTQALAVAVRRIAMGDLEEGGNFKIIAREAGTGIINGAVCGVLVTAVVYFWQHDFFLGLLVGISILATLIVSTIAGAFVPLVMHRLKVDPAVASGPFITTINDIISILIYFGMATLFMQYLI from the coding sequence ATGTCAGATGAAAGAGAAAAATTAGAGATTGAAGCTGCGGAACTAGTAACAGCTTTGGAAAACGAAGATCTAGACGGGTTTCGCTCCATGTTTTTGGAGCAGCATCCATATGATCAGGCGAAAATCTTTGTAAAGCTTGAGCAAGAGGAGCGATTGAAGCTTTATCATTATTTGTCTCCTGAAGAAATGGCTGCTCTTTTTGAGAATATTGAAGATGAAGAGTATAATTACGAAATGTATTTATCCGAAATGGATCCGCGTTTTGCATCACAAATGCTTGAGCACATGTACGCGGATGATGCGGTAGACGTGCTTAACGAATTAAACAAAGATCAGGTAGCGAGCTATCTGACCATCATGGATGATGAAGCTGCACAGGAAATTCGTGAACTCCTGCACTACGAAGAATTCACGGCAGGAAGTATCATGACCACGGAATTCATTGCCATCATTGCAAATCAAACAGTCAAATCGGCCATGCATATTTTGAAGCATGAAGCTCCTGACGCTGAAACCATTTACTATCTTTATGTAATCGATGAAGATAAGCATCTAGTGGGCGTTATCTCGCTTCGTGATTTAATAGTCAGCGATGATGATCTCATGATTGGCGAAATTATGAGTGAACGGGTATTTTCCGTATCTGTGGGCGAAGATCAGGAAGATGTAGCAAGAAAAATGAGAGACTATAATTTCCTCGCTCTGCCAGTAGTTGATTTTCAGAATCATCTTTTAGGAATCATAACGGTTGATGATATTGTTGATGTTATCGACGAGGAAGCATCTGATGACTATTCGAAGCTTGCAGCTGTATCTGATGTGGATTCCATAGACAGGGGTCCTCTGTCAGCCGCTAAAAAAAGATTGCCATGGCTTGTGATTCTTTTATTTCTCGGAATGTTAACGGCAAATTTAATAGGACAGTTTGAAGAAACGCTTAATAAAGTGGCCATTCTTGCTGTTTTTATCCCGCTGATTGCCGGTATGGCAGGGAACACTGGTACTCAGGCACTTGCGGTAGCCGTCAGAAGAATAGCGATGGGTGACCTTGAAGAAGGCGGTAATTTTAAAATTATTGCCAGAGAAGCTGGTACAGGGATTATCAATGGTGCCGTGTGCGGAGTTCTAGTAACAGCCGTCGTCTATTTCTGGCAGCATGATTTCTTCCTGGGTCTTTTAGTTGGCATTTCCATTCTTGCAACCCTGATTGTTTCGACAATCGCCGGCGCTTTTGTTCCGCTTGTGATGCATCGGCTGAAAGTTGACCCAGCTGTTGCATCAGGTCCATTTATTACAACGATTAATGATATTATTTCCATTCTTATTTATTTTGGTATGGCTACATTGTTCATGCAATATTTAATCTAG